A genomic window from Paenibacillus antri includes:
- a CDS encoding LacI family DNA-binding transcriptional regulator translates to MKVTIKDIASMAGVSISTVSRVINGSKPVNEDVRNRVLEAMRQTNYRAVHIPGGGEAADRESLRIAVIIPEYSNTVLNEFIVGIHRVAQLYGYVIDIGLTDGTPATELDYLRRFSEERPNGLIFVGSEWGAEHTEIAKSSDLPCVLVGQESRVPGVPSVHVDNVTASYEAVTYLAQRGHRDIAIICGTGNMAVGTHRLQGYRQAMADAELPVRDDWVVECEISVEEGYRAMRAIAGTGELPTAVFCATDLMAIGAMNCLLDQGVRIPEDVSVFGFDGSFVSSIFRPKLTTVEYSATEVGMTAARHLMKLIKGETGVPPHSNVTHYLAIRESTN, encoded by the coding sequence ATGAAGGTAACGATTAAAGATATCGCAAGCATGGCCGGCGTCTCCATCTCGACCGTGTCTCGCGTCATCAACGGCAGCAAGCCGGTGAACGAGGACGTGCGGAACCGGGTGCTCGAGGCGATGCGGCAGACGAATTACCGCGCCGTGCACATCCCTGGCGGGGGCGAAGCCGCGGATCGCGAGTCGCTGCGCATCGCCGTCATTATTCCCGAATACAGCAATACGGTATTGAACGAGTTTATCGTCGGGATTCATCGGGTCGCGCAGTTGTACGGCTACGTCATCGACATCGGACTGACCGACGGCACGCCCGCCACCGAGCTCGACTATTTGCGCCGGTTCAGCGAAGAGCGGCCGAACGGCCTCATCTTCGTCGGCTCCGAATGGGGCGCAGAGCATACGGAGATCGCGAAGTCGTCGGATCTTCCGTGCGTGCTGGTGGGACAAGAATCCCGTGTGCCGGGGGTGCCTTCTGTGCACGTGGACAACGTGACGGCGTCGTACGAAGCCGTGACGTACCTCGCGCAGCGCGGGCATCGCGACATCGCGATCATTTGCGGCACCGGCAATATGGCGGTCGGCACGCATCGGCTGCAAGGGTACCGGCAGGCGATGGCCGACGCGGAGCTGCCCGTGCGGGACGATTGGGTGGTGGAGTGCGAGATTTCGGTAGAGGAAGGCTATCGCGCCATGCGCGCGATCGCCGGAACGGGCGAGTTGCCCACCGCGGTGTTCTGCGCGACGGACCTCATGGCGATCGGCGCGATGAACTGTTTATTGGATCAAGGCGTGCGGATCCCGGAGGATGTGTCCGTATTCGGCTTCGACGGCAGCTTCGTGTCGTCCATCTTCCGTCCGAAGCTGACGACGGTCGAATATTCCGCGACGGAGGTCGGCATGACCGCTGCCCGCCACTTGATGAAGCTGATCAAGGGCGAAACCGGCGTGCCGCCGCACTCCAACGTAACGCACTATTTGGCGATTCGGGAGAGCACGAACTAA
- the bshB2 gene encoding bacillithiol biosynthesis deacetylase BshB2, producing MESTERKILVVLPHPDDECFGLSGTLSKHIREGGYVTYACLTLGEMGRNMGVPPFANRVTLPRIRKEELELSCRTIGIQDLRLLGFHDKTIEFEDKELLDGKILELLQTLRPSLVYTFYPGFSVHPDHDACGAAVIRAVERLPEADRPVVHCMAFSRDHEQYIGKPDVAVDVKPFLKQKIASIQAHRSQFQVPELQGNKKQPTKEVEERFGTERFWTYRF from the coding sequence ATGGAATCAACGGAACGGAAAATTCTAGTCGTGCTGCCGCACCCGGACGACGAGTGCTTCGGGCTGTCGGGCACGCTTTCGAAGCATATACGCGAAGGCGGGTACGTCACTTACGCATGCTTGACGCTTGGGGAGATGGGGCGCAACATGGGCGTTCCCCCGTTCGCGAATCGGGTGACGCTCCCCCGGATTCGTAAGGAGGAGCTGGAGCTGTCGTGCCGGACGATCGGCATTCAAGATCTCCGCTTGCTCGGCTTTCACGACAAGACGATCGAATTCGAGGACAAGGAGCTGCTGGACGGGAAAATTCTCGAGCTTCTTCAGACGTTGCGCCCTTCTTTGGTGTATACGTTCTATCCGGGGTTCAGCGTCCACCCGGACCATGACGCTTGCGGCGCGGCGGTCATCCGCGCGGTCGAGCGGCTGCCCGAGGCCGACCGTCCGGTCGTGCACTGCATGGCATTCTCGCGGGATCATGAACAGTATATCGGCAAGCCGGACGTCGCCGTCGACGTGAAGCCGTTCTTGAAGCAGAAGATCGCGTCCATCCAGGCGCATCGGAGCCAATTCCAAGTGCCCGAGCTGCAGGGGAACAAGAAGCAGCCGACCAAGGAAGTCGAAGAGCGGTTCGGGACGGAGCGGTTTTGGACGTACCGGTTTTAG
- a CDS encoding YojF family protein: MQPIELGEIQRRIDSLKNQDLYLHLEMTTGAYAAHWDSTKHPAATFVTNAAVRYTHGSISGAGPYRVGLKTEHGWIYSEGLTHYEETETERLLLAGHDSQGKLVVALQLSGQPF, encoded by the coding sequence GTGCAACCGATCGAACTTGGCGAAATTCAGCGCCGCATCGATTCGTTAAAGAATCAGGACTTATACCTTCATCTCGAGATGACGACCGGTGCTTATGCCGCCCATTGGGACAGCACCAAGCATCCGGCCGCGACGTTCGTCACGAACGCCGCCGTCCGTTATACCCACGGCTCGATCTCCGGCGCCGGTCCGTACCGCGTCGGTTTGAAGACGGAGCATGGGTGGATTTATTCGGAAGGCTTGACGCATTACGAAGAGACGGAGACGGAACGGTTGCTCTTGGCCGGGCACGACAGCCAAGGCAAGCTGGTCGTCGCTCTTCAATTAAGCGGGCAGCCATTCTAA
- a CDS encoding cellulase family glycosylhydrolase has translation MERMRTTEVSGFLSASGAKLANGSGEEVLLRGVGFGGWLLPEGYMWRFPSGGDRPRKIERMIEELIGAEKAASFWALYYERYVSEADIRAVAAEGFNSVRIPIHARFLIEKEDPLQYREKHLELLDRVVGWCREHAVYAILDLHGAPGGQTGTNIDDSEFDRPDLFTSERNRRLTIELWRMLAARYKDEWIVAGYDLLNEPLPEWFASYNDRVMPLYKDIVRAIREVDEKHMIILEGVHWATDWSIFDEKLDDNLMLQFHKYWNPPDAESLRPFLEKREAWNVPIFMGEGGENNCDWYAGAFGLYEDLGISWNFWTWKKMDCDNSPYSVRKPDGWPLLVAYLEGGARPDAEAAERILWDYLDALPLRRCEYRPQVANALLRRPPLRIPAVFYGSKGEGVGYGFGASARPRPRPKATEGFRAGDRTDIRFVDSGLDRPNFQHMGGEPWRDDEWMYVHLEEGEWLAYEFVVPAGGADSYSLELMVSSDGDGEAEIRLDDAPVASIDVARRDWHSARTTAFPAEAGVRRLTIRAARCSIGLQWLYVHA, from the coding sequence ATGGAACGAATGCGAACGACGGAGGTTTCGGGGTTTCTGAGCGCTTCCGGCGCGAAGCTGGCGAACGGCTCGGGCGAAGAAGTGCTGCTGCGGGGCGTCGGCTTCGGCGGCTGGCTGCTGCCGGAGGGGTATATGTGGCGGTTTCCGAGCGGGGGAGACCGTCCGAGGAAGATCGAGCGCATGATCGAGGAGCTGATCGGCGCGGAGAAGGCGGCGAGCTTCTGGGCGCTGTACTACGAGCGCTACGTATCCGAAGCGGACATCCGGGCCGTCGCGGCCGAAGGGTTCAACTCGGTCCGCATCCCGATCCATGCAAGATTTCTTATCGAAAAGGAAGATCCGCTCCAATACCGCGAGAAGCATCTGGAGCTGCTCGACCGCGTCGTCGGCTGGTGCCGGGAGCACGCCGTATACGCGATCTTGGATTTGCACGGCGCGCCCGGGGGCCAGACGGGAACGAACATCGACGATTCCGAGTTCGACCGCCCGGACCTATTTACGAGCGAGCGGAATCGGCGGTTGACGATCGAGCTGTGGCGTATGCTCGCGGCGCGCTACAAGGACGAGTGGATCGTGGCCGGCTACGACTTGCTCAACGAACCGCTGCCGGAGTGGTTTGCTTCTTACAACGACCGGGTAATGCCGCTGTACAAGGACATCGTCCGCGCGATTCGCGAGGTCGACGAGAAACATATGATCATCTTGGAAGGCGTTCATTGGGCGACGGATTGGTCGATCTTCGACGAGAAGCTCGACGACAATCTGATGCTGCAGTTTCATAAGTATTGGAATCCCCCGGACGCGGAGAGCCTTCGGCCGTTCCTCGAGAAGCGGGAGGCGTGGAACGTCCCGATCTTCATGGGCGAGGGCGGAGAGAACAATTGCGATTGGTACGCCGGCGCCTTCGGGTTATACGAGGATCTCGGCATCTCGTGGAACTTCTGGACGTGGAAAAAGATGGACTGCGACAACTCGCCGTACTCGGTCCGGAAGCCGGACGGGTGGCCGCTGTTGGTCGCGTATTTGGAAGGCGGCGCCCGGCCGGACGCCGAGGCGGCGGAGCGTATCTTATGGGACTACTTGGACGCCTTGCCGCTTAGGCGATGCGAGTACCGCCCGCAGGTCGCGAACGCGCTGCTTCGCCGGCCGCCGCTGCGCATTCCGGCCGTGTTCTACGGCAGCAAGGGCGAAGGCGTCGGCTACGGCTTCGGCGCTTCGGCACGGCCGCGCCCGAGGCCGAAGGCGACGGAGGGCTTTCGGGCCGGGGACCGGACGGACATTCGGTTCGTCGACAGCGGCCTGGACCGGCCGAACTTCCAGCACATGGGCGGCGAACCGTGGCGGGACGACGAATGGATGTATGTCCATCTGGAGGAGGGCGAATGGCTGGCGTACGAGTTCGTCGTCCCGGCGGGCGGCGCGGATTCGTATTCGCTGGAATTGATGGTTTCTTCCGACGGGGATGGAGAAGCCGAAATCCGGTTGGACGACGCTCCGGTCGCGTCGATCGACGTCGCGCGGCGCGACTGGCATTCGGCGCGGACGACGGCCTTCCCGGCGGAAGCGGGCGTGCGCCGGTTGACGATTCGAGCGGCTCGGTGCTCGATCGGGTTGCAGTGGTTGTACGTTCATGCGTGA
- a CDS encoding carbohydrate ABC transporter permease has translation MRRSGRAAAASRAAILLALSMAAVFTLFPIYMALLNSVKTEGEMLTNVLSWPSRLELLNYADAYEKIDFPQSFKNTIVVTVIGVAGIVLFASLAGYKMSRTPGRLSGALFGLFALSSLIPFHSIMISLVRIAKGLHLQGTTYGLALVYIGLGVALAVVLYHGFVKSIPRELDEAAVIDGCGELRLFSSVIFPLLLPISATVAILNALWMWNDFLLPLLMLTDSDYYTLLIATNMLFGEYNNDWSAILASLVLTMLPVVAAYLLLQKYILSGIAEGAIKG, from the coding sequence ATGAGGCGCTCCGGCCGTGCCGCGGCCGCGTCCCGCGCGGCGATTCTGCTGGCGTTGTCCATGGCGGCCGTCTTCACGCTGTTCCCGATCTACATGGCGCTGCTCAATTCCGTAAAGACCGAAGGCGAGATGCTGACGAACGTCTTGTCCTGGCCGAGCCGGTTGGAGCTGCTCAATTACGCGGATGCTTACGAAAAGATCGATTTTCCGCAAAGCTTCAAGAATACGATCGTCGTCACGGTCATCGGCGTCGCGGGCATCGTGCTGTTCGCCTCGCTCGCGGGGTATAAGATGTCCCGTACGCCGGGGCGGCTGAGCGGAGCGCTCTTCGGGCTGTTCGCCTTGTCCTCGCTCATTCCGTTCCATTCGATCATGATCAGCCTCGTCCGCATCGCCAAAGGGCTTCATCTGCAAGGGACGACGTACGGACTGGCGCTCGTTTATATCGGACTCGGCGTGGCGCTCGCGGTGGTTCTGTACCACGGCTTCGTGAAGTCGATCCCGCGGGAGCTGGACGAGGCGGCGGTCATCGACGGCTGCGGCGAGCTGAGGTTGTTTTCTTCGGTCATTTTCCCGCTGCTGCTGCCGATTTCGGCCACCGTCGCGATCTTGAACGCGCTGTGGATGTGGAACGACTTCCTGCTGCCGCTCCTCATGCTGACGGACAGCGACTATTACACGTTATTGATCGCAACGAACATGCTGTTCGGCGAATACAACAACGACTGGTCGGCGATTTTGGCGTCTCTCGTGCTGACGATGCTGCCGGTCGTCGCGGCGTATTTGCTGCTGCAGAAATATATCCTCAGCGGCATCGCGGAAGGCGCGATCAAAGGCTGA
- a CDS encoding carbohydrate ABC transporter permease, translating to MTRGAKRTAVLLAFVLPALLFYLVCTIAPAFGGFWYSLTDWNGLNREYEWVGVSNYVEALRDDPYFLDSILFTLKYVMFMVVLQNVAALGLAVLVESRRRSKALFRTIFFMPNMLSMIVGGFMWMFIFTKALPFFAERTGFGWLDRSWIGDPTLSFYSILMLSLWGGVGYIMVIYIAGLQGVPAHLKEAAAIDGANAWQIVRHVTLPMISPAMTIGVFLTLSSSFKVFDAVYALTGGGPGRSTQVIAINIMEEAFRFQQRYGYASAKAMILFLIVLLVTLIQLRVMKRREVEA from the coding sequence ATGACGAGGGGCGCGAAGCGGACGGCCGTCCTGCTCGCTTTCGTCCTTCCCGCCTTGCTCTTTTACCTCGTCTGTACGATTGCCCCCGCTTTCGGGGGCTTCTGGTACAGTCTGACGGATTGGAACGGATTGAATCGCGAGTACGAGTGGGTCGGCGTCTCCAACTACGTCGAAGCGCTCCGGGACGACCCGTATTTTCTGGATTCCATTCTCTTTACGCTCAAATACGTGATGTTCATGGTCGTGCTTCAGAACGTCGCGGCGCTGGGGCTGGCGGTGCTCGTGGAGTCGCGGCGCCGAAGCAAGGCGCTGTTCCGCACGATTTTCTTTATGCCCAACATGCTCAGCATGATCGTCGGCGGCTTCATGTGGATGTTCATCTTTACGAAGGCGCTGCCGTTCTTCGCGGAGCGGACCGGCTTCGGCTGGCTCGACCGATCGTGGATCGGCGACCCGACGCTTTCGTTTTATTCCATCCTCATGCTTTCGTTGTGGGGCGGGGTCGGCTACATCATGGTCATCTATATCGCGGGATTGCAAGGCGTGCCCGCACACCTGAAGGAAGCCGCGGCGATCGACGGCGCGAACGCATGGCAGATCGTCCGGCACGTGACGCTGCCGATGATTTCCCCGGCGATGACGATCGGCGTGTTCCTGACGCTCAGCTCGTCCTTCAAGGTGTTCGACGCCGTGTACGCGCTGACGGGCGGCGGTCCGGGCCGGTCGACGCAGGTGATCGCGATCAACATTATGGAGGAAGCGTTCCGGTTCCAGCAGCGGTACGGGTACGCCAGCGCCAAGGCGATGATTTTGTTCCTGATCGTCCTCCTCGTCACCTTGATTCAGCTGCGCGTCATGAAGCGAAGGGAGGTGGAGGCATGA
- a CDS encoding ABC transporter substrate-binding protein: MKKALYTMLVSILLLSLLAACSSGGAAGNEPKDEPAAADSSAAKEEPKPTETPPPTKAELKVMLGQPRFKEYFEKYFEQFKAKELAEKNIEVTIELEMPNPDQAKQVLQARLASNDAPDLFDVHANDLATYHSAGYLEDLSAQPFVATLYDGVKRQVTLDGKVVALPMESLSWGYLYNKKIFADNGLTPPQTLDEMKAAVETLKANGVAPFLLAFQESWVPQLMTALSLGGIVSSQQPDWIEKMSAGEASYADVQAIFDIIDLIMANGTEKPFEVGNEAGSTDFANGKAAMWVQGPWNAETILKVNPDMEFGVAPLPVSNDPAGTMINLSTSTTLAVSPTSKNKEVALDLLNYILDEKDSSALFQELKFNPVSSAHQYEVFPWVNEASENVAQGKAYQDLKLPNGVTDEQAKLLQSYYAKEVTKEQFIETMDRTWAAAVKASQ; this comes from the coding sequence ATGAAGAAAGCGCTTTATACGATGTTGGTTTCGATTCTGCTGCTGTCGCTGCTCGCGGCGTGCAGCTCGGGAGGCGCCGCAGGGAACGAACCGAAGGACGAACCGGCGGCCGCGGATTCGAGCGCGGCCAAGGAGGAGCCGAAGCCGACGGAGACGCCGCCGCCGACGAAGGCGGAGTTGAAGGTCATGCTCGGTCAGCCGCGGTTCAAGGAGTATTTCGAGAAATACTTCGAACAATTCAAAGCGAAGGAGCTCGCGGAGAAAAACATCGAGGTGACGATCGAGCTGGAGATGCCGAATCCCGATCAGGCGAAGCAAGTGCTGCAGGCGCGGCTCGCCTCGAACGACGCCCCGGACCTGTTCGACGTCCACGCCAACGATCTGGCGACGTACCATAGCGCCGGCTATCTCGAGGATTTGTCCGCTCAGCCGTTCGTCGCGACGCTGTACGACGGCGTGAAGCGGCAAGTCACGTTAGACGGCAAGGTCGTCGCGCTTCCGATGGAGAGCTTGTCTTGGGGATACCTGTACAATAAGAAAATTTTCGCCGACAACGGCCTTACGCCGCCGCAGACGTTAGACGAGATGAAGGCGGCCGTCGAGACGCTCAAGGCGAACGGCGTCGCCCCGTTCCTGCTCGCGTTCCAAGAATCGTGGGTGCCGCAGCTGATGACGGCGCTGTCGCTCGGCGGCATCGTGTCGTCGCAGCAGCCGGATTGGATCGAGAAGATGAGCGCGGGGGAAGCTTCCTACGCGGACGTGCAGGCCATTTTCGATATCATCGATCTTATTATGGCGAACGGCACGGAGAAGCCGTTCGAGGTCGGCAACGAAGCGGGCTCGACGGACTTCGCGAACGGCAAGGCGGCGATGTGGGTGCAAGGGCCTTGGAACGCGGAGACGATTCTGAAGGTCAATCCGGATATGGAGTTCGGCGTCGCGCCGCTGCCGGTCAGCAACGATCCGGCGGGAACGATGATCAACCTGTCCACGTCGACGACGCTCGCCGTATCGCCGACGAGCAAAAACAAGGAAGTCGCGTTGGACCTGCTCAACTACATTCTTGACGAGAAGGATTCGTCGGCTCTGTTCCAGGAGCTGAAGTTCAACCCCGTCTCGAGCGCCCATCAATACGAGGTGTTCCCTTGGGTCAACGAAGCGTCCGAAAACGTCGCTCAAGGCAAGGCGTATCAGGATCTGAAGCTGCCGAACGGCGTCACCGACGAGCAGGCGAAGCTGCTGCAGAGCTACTACGCGAAGGAAGTGACGAAGGAGCAATTTATCGAGACGATGGACCGCACGTGGGCCGCGGCGGTGAAAGCGTCGCAATGA
- a CDS encoding response regulator, whose product MRTVLIIDDEPWAREAVKALGEWSRLGLTVAGEAEDGAQGLGLIERLKPDIVVTDMRMPGVDGAKLLQAMHERYPTLKMIVMSGYDDFAYLKQAIQSRAVEYMLKPIDPDELNGALERCVRELEEAEQTISTSWRSPLALPDAVMMERYLLLRQRLFGSLFELNKPGALQALDKLEELLRAAYPDGADGPMLRQIYADGLRTLREFMAEQRVETPVEASRGTPKTAEAVVRALAAAYVEAIDRTEASRPSKAKLAIAQVARYIDEHYADPITLESIALRFYVSKEHLSRSFKSTTGENVSDYIVRKRIERAMELLAVPGMATKDVARTVGYPELAYFHRIFKKRTGKTPGEYRAERCP is encoded by the coding sequence ATGAGAACCGTATTGATCATCGACGACGAGCCGTGGGCGCGCGAGGCGGTGAAGGCGCTCGGCGAATGGAGCCGTCTCGGGCTGACGGTGGCGGGCGAAGCGGAGGACGGCGCGCAGGGGCTGGGCTTGATCGAACGACTGAAGCCGGACATCGTCGTCACCGACATGCGGATGCCCGGCGTGGACGGCGCGAAGCTGCTGCAGGCGATGCACGAACGGTATCCGACCTTGAAAATGATCGTGATGAGCGGCTACGACGACTTCGCGTACCTCAAGCAAGCGATCCAGTCCCGCGCGGTCGAATATATGCTCAAGCCGATCGATCCGGACGAGCTGAACGGCGCGCTGGAGCGCTGCGTCCGGGAGTTGGAGGAGGCGGAGCAGACGATAAGCACCTCTTGGCGGTCGCCGCTCGCGCTGCCGGACGCGGTCATGATGGAGCGGTATTTGCTCCTTCGGCAGCGGCTGTTCGGCTCGCTCTTCGAGCTGAACAAGCCCGGGGCGCTGCAGGCGCTCGACAAGCTCGAAGAGCTGCTTCGCGCGGCGTATCCCGACGGGGCCGACGGGCCGATGCTGCGGCAGATATACGCCGACGGCCTGCGAACGCTGCGGGAATTTATGGCGGAGCAGCGGGTAGAGACGCCGGTCGAAGCGTCCCGAGGGACGCCCAAGACCGCGGAAGCGGTCGTGCGCGCGCTGGCCGCCGCCTACGTCGAAGCGATCGACCGCACCGAGGCGAGCCGGCCGAGCAAGGCGAAGCTCGCGATCGCCCAAGTCGCCCGGTACATCGACGAGCATTACGCCGACCCGATTACGCTGGAGTCGATCGCCCTTCGCTTCTACGTGAGCAAGGAGCATCTCAGCCGCTCCTTCAAGTCGACGACGGGGGAGAACGTCTCGGACTACATCGTCCGGAAGCGAATCGAGCGGGCTATGGAGCTGCTCGCCGTCCCGGGGATGGCGACGAAGGACGTCGCTCGGACGGTCGGGTATCCCGAGCTTGCGTATTTCCACCGCATTTTCAAGAAGCGGACCGGGAAGACGCCGGGGGAGTATCGAGCGGAGCGTTGTCCATGA
- a CDS encoding sensor histidine kinase, which produces MFMRTSIRYRLMLLMICLTTIPVLIVTLTATHNTRSSVEKEIIDANRSRMLWAQQYLDELVERIDVLFYSLQINQTLMDGLNPTGNPSVGEQFRTQRYIQETLTSAFYANSRKVDELSLYTHQNQRLYSVNFSTSGLIHSLHIENGAWSRMTAGPVNLYFKQTGDSVSAFHSVNRFEDRALLGGLSVRINDGVWKQVGDILRSESDSAVFLMNDEGELLTGSSSAAEYDAVLDTYRRTYEEDAAGFRKTDRYFLFAEQVDDGALTLLKAVPISAVTESANDTVRAGVALGLIFAGLSVLASILVSLRISRPIVSLAKTMRTAPIRHFEMTSVNSRDEIGLLERGYNSMIQRIRELIEHEYQREIEVKNAQLMALQAQINPHFLNNALLMIGGMALSKGAPDIYRVAKGIGDLLRYSIGSGAETASLGDEVRHARNYLLIQEQRFLGRCRVSFVVEEPTPRLLVPRFALQPLIENAFEHGLQPKEGAWEIDIRIRTVGRRIAVLIRDNGVGIDAARLRELREELRTGVSLQLPARSVEERGEPPRRKGIGLRNVNARLRLHFGAGAGIRMFSEPGAGTVIALALPMNGEGEETYS; this is translated from the coding sequence ATGTTTATGAGAACGAGCATCCGATATCGCCTGATGCTGCTGATGATCTGCTTGACGACGATTCCCGTACTGATCGTGACGTTAACGGCGACCCACAATACGCGCAGCTCCGTTGAGAAGGAAATCATCGATGCGAATCGATCTCGGATGCTGTGGGCGCAGCAATATTTGGACGAGCTGGTCGAGCGAATCGACGTGTTGTTTTATTCGCTGCAGATCAACCAAACATTGATGGACGGGCTGAACCCGACGGGCAATCCGAGCGTTGGCGAGCAGTTCCGGACGCAGCGGTATATCCAAGAGACGCTGACGTCCGCCTTCTACGCGAACTCGCGGAAGGTGGACGAGCTCTCGCTCTACACGCACCAGAACCAACGCCTCTACTCGGTCAATTTTTCGACGAGCGGACTCATTCATTCCCTCCATATCGAAAACGGCGCCTGGAGCCGCATGACCGCCGGACCGGTGAACTTATACTTCAAGCAGACGGGCGACAGCGTCTCCGCGTTCCACAGCGTCAACCGGTTCGAGGACCGCGCGCTGCTGGGCGGCTTATCGGTCCGCATCAACGACGGCGTCTGGAAGCAGGTCGGCGACATTCTCCGCTCGGAGTCGGACAGCGCCGTCTTCCTGATGAACGACGAAGGCGAGCTGCTGACGGGGTCCTCCTCCGCGGCCGAATACGACGCCGTCCTCGATACGTATCGTAGGACATACGAGGAAGATGCGGCGGGATTCCGAAAGACGGATCGGTACTTCCTGTTCGCCGAGCAGGTCGACGACGGAGCGCTCACGTTGTTGAAAGCGGTTCCCATATCCGCGGTGACGGAAAGCGCGAACGACACGGTGCGCGCCGGCGTCGCCCTGGGCCTCATCTTCGCCGGGCTGTCCGTGCTGGCGTCGATCCTGGTGTCGCTGCGCATCAGCCGCCCGATCGTCAGTCTGGCGAAGACGATGCGCACGGCGCCGATCCGCCACTTCGAGATGACGTCGGTGAACAGCCGGGACGAGATCGGCCTGCTCGAGCGCGGCTACAACTCGATGATCCAGCGCATTCGCGAGCTGATCGAACACGAATATCAGCGCGAGATCGAGGTCAAGAACGCCCAATTGATGGCGCTGCAGGCGCAGATCAATCCGCATTTCCTCAATAACGCGCTTCTTATGATCGGAGGAATGGCGTTGTCGAAGGGCGCGCCGGATATTTACCGCGTCGCGAAAGGGATCGGCGACCTGCTGCGCTATTCGATCGGCTCGGGTGCCGAGACGGCGTCCCTGGGGGACGAGGTCAGGCATGCGCGCAACTACTTGCTGATCCAGGAACAGCGCTTCCTCGGGCGATGCCGAGTGTCGTTCGTCGTAGAGGAGCCGACGCCGAGGCTTCTCGTGCCGCGCTTCGCGCTGCAGCCGTTGATCGAGAACGCCTTCGAACACGGCCTTCAGCCGAAGGAGGGCGCCTGGGAGATCGACATCCGAATTCGGACGGTCGGGCGGCGTATCGCCGTACTGATCCGGGACAACGGCGTCGGCATCGACGCGGCGAGGCTTCGCGAGCTGCGGGAGGAGCTGCGCACCGGCGTCTCGCTGCAGCTTCCGGCCCGGAGCGTCGAAGAACGCGGGGAGCCGCCGCGGCGCAAAGGAATCGGGCTGCGTAACGTGAATGCGCGGCTAAGACTCCATTTCGGCGCGGGAGCGGGCATCCGCATGTTCAGCGAGCCGGGCGCAGGAACGGTGATCGCGCTGGCGCTGCCAATGAACGGCGAGGGGGAGGAGACGTACTCATGA
- a CDS encoding Uma2 family endonuclease: MDKFLYKPSAAGRDMLREENLTYDDYASWDDGNRYELVDGRLELMSPGPNTAHQWISMEILKRITQTCSNEAVILAAPLDVILSPREVRQPDLVVVLRQNLHIVTKRGIEGAPDIVAEILSPSTAKRDKIGKMRAYAAYGIPEYWIVDPAACVLDQYMLAADGKYELSNVYAGEEPVVSPRLPCLAFAMQEIADSLPEALR; this comes from the coding sequence ATGGACAAATTCTTGTACAAGCCGAGTGCGGCCGGACGGGATATGCTGCGAGAGGAAAACCTGACCTACGACGATTATGCGAGCTGGGACGACGGAAATCGGTACGAGCTCGTAGACGGTCGGTTGGAATTAATGAGCCCGGGGCCGAACACCGCGCATCAGTGGATCAGCATGGAAATTTTAAAGCGCATTACCCAAACCTGTTCGAACGAGGCCGTCATTCTCGCTGCGCCGCTCGACGTGATCTTATCGCCGCGCGAAGTGCGTCAGCCGGATTTGGTCGTGGTGCTTCGACAGAACTTGCATATCGTCACCAAGCGCGGCATCGAAGGTGCGCCGGACATCGTCGCCGAAATCCTGTCCCCCTCCACGGCGAAACGGGATAAGATCGGCAAGATGCGCGCTTATGCCGCTTACGGCATTCCGGAATATTGGATCGTGGATCCGGCCGCTTGCGTGTTGGACCAGTATATGCTGGCTGCGGACGGAAAATATGAATTGTCGAACGTATACGCCGGCGAGGAGCCGGTCGTTTCCCCGCGCCTGCCTTGCCTCGCGTTCGCGATGCAAGAAATCGCCGACAGCCTGCCCGAGGCGCTGCGGTGA